Proteins encoded in a region of the Triticum dicoccoides isolate Atlit2015 ecotype Zavitan chromosome 3A, WEW_v2.0, whole genome shotgun sequence genome:
- the LOC119271492 gene encoding uncharacterized protein LOC119271492 → MAQPRQQQRQGRLVAALLVLLSLCCLARLGAAASAASADPHRKDGAATALDKAAPQEEEAVPGFTVTTVEERARGRGPVRVVMEVDIEDYPRYGANGRHNPEGPHP, encoded by the exons ATGGCGCAGCCGCGGCAGCAGCAACGACAAGGTCGCCTCGTCGCGGCGCTCCTGGTGCTCCTCTCCCTCTGCTGCCTTGCTCGCCTCGGCGCCGCGGCTTCTGCAG CGAGTGCTGACCCTCACCGGAAGGATGGAGCGGCGACTGCGCTGGACAAGGCCGCGCCACAG GAGGAGGAGGCAGTGCCCGGGTTCACGGTGACCACCGTGGAGGAGCGAGCGCGAGGCCGAGGACCGGTGAGGGTGGTGATGGAGGTCGACATCGAGGACTATCCCCGGTATGGCGCCAATGGCCGGCACAACCCGGAGGGTCCGCACCCGTGA